One window from the genome of Paracoccus marcusii encodes:
- the purU gene encoding formyltetrahydrofolate deformylase has translation MKTFTLRVTCASTRGIVAAISGALADADCNITDSAQFDDVETGRFFMRVSFRSEGAATLESLRAMFAPIATRFGMEVEVTDDAVKKKVLIMVSRFGHCLNDLLYRWRIGALPIEIVGVVSNHHEYQKVVVNHDIPFHMIRVTPENKAEAEARQMEIIDQTGAELVVLARYMQVLSDRMCQQMSGRIINIHHSFLPSFKGANPYKQAYERGVKLIGATSHYVTADLDEGPIIEQDTVRVTHAQSPGDYVSLGRDVEAQVLARAVHAHIHGRVFLNAAKTVVFPPSPGSYASERMG, from the coding sequence ATGAAGACCTTCACCCTGCGCGTGACCTGCGCCTCGACCCGCGGCATCGTCGCGGCGATTTCCGGCGCGCTGGCGGATGCGGACTGCAACATCACCGACAGCGCCCAGTTCGACGACGTCGAGACGGGTCGGTTCTTCATGCGGGTCAGCTTCCGCTCCGAAGGGGCCGCGACGCTGGAGAGCCTGCGCGCGATGTTCGCGCCCATCGCCACGCGGTTCGGCATGGAGGTCGAGGTCACCGACGATGCCGTCAAGAAGAAGGTGCTGATCATGGTCAGCCGGTTCGGGCACTGCCTGAACGACCTTCTGTACCGCTGGCGCATCGGTGCCCTGCCGATCGAGATCGTTGGCGTCGTGTCGAACCACCACGAATACCAGAAGGTCGTCGTGAACCACGACATCCCCTTCCACATGATCCGCGTCACGCCCGAGAACAAGGCCGAGGCCGAGGCCCGCCAGATGGAGATCATCGACCAGACCGGGGCCGAACTGGTCGTGCTGGCGCGCTATATGCAGGTGCTGTCGGACCGGATGTGCCAGCAGATGTCGGGGCGGATCATCAACATCCACCATTCCTTCCTGCCCAGCTTCAAGGGGGCGAACCCCTACAAGCAGGCCTATGAGCGGGGCGTCAAGCTGATCGGCGCGACCAGCCATTACGTCACCGCCGACCTGGACGAAGGCCCGATCATCGAACAGGACACGGTCCGCGTGACCCATGCCCAGTCTCCCGGCGACTATGTCTCCCTGGGCCGCGACGTCGAGGCGCAGGTGCTGGCCCGCGCGGTCCATGCCCATATCCACGGCCGGGTCTTCCTGAACGCGGCCAAGACGGTGGTCTTCCCGCCGTCGCCCGGCAGCTATGCCAGCGAGCGGATGGGTTAA
- a CDS encoding ABC transporter ATP-binding protein, which produces MLDDKPLVSIEKLRVEFETNDGVVVGVKDVSFNIKPGECVCVVGESGSGKSVSSLSLMRLVEFGGGTIAGGQLMFEQDDGKVVDLARQNSAAMRDIRGNQIGMIFQEPMTALNPVFTVGDQLVEGLITHRGLKKAEARARALEILRQVRIPEPERRLDQYPHELSGGMRQRVVIAIAMACEPRLLICDEPTTALDVTIQAEILALIDRLKREKQIAVLFITHDMAVVAQMADRVVVMYRGEKVEEGPVEQIFENPQRDYTKMLLAAVPRLGEMTGKAAPERLRLMSDGSTGAPEPIVVANPTPLLTVKNLTTRFKVKGGLLRRTVARVHAVEDVSFTINAGETLSLVGESGCGKSTCGRSILRLVEPESGTVDLGGTDIIGLSANALRKSRRDMQMIFQDPFASLDPHMKLYDQVAEPMENYGIGSKSERQDRIAALFDRVELPRSFMRRYPHEMSGGQRQRIAIARALALNPKLIIADEAVSALDVSVQAQVLNLLMELQQDLGISMLFISHDMAVVERVSHHVGVMYLGRIVELGTRRQVFENPQHSYTRQLMSAVPVADPRQKKISEDLSFKPIPSPMHPVDYVAKLSVYREVAPGHRVLVDPVTHG; this is translated from the coding sequence ATGCTTGACGACAAACCTCTTGTTTCCATTGAGAAACTGCGGGTCGAATTCGAAACCAACGATGGGGTCGTGGTCGGCGTCAAGGATGTCAGCTTTAACATCAAGCCGGGCGAATGCGTCTGCGTGGTGGGCGAATCCGGGTCGGGGAAATCGGTCAGCTCGCTGTCGCTGATGCGGCTGGTGGAATTCGGCGGGGGCACCATCGCGGGCGGCCAGCTGATGTTCGAACAGGATGACGGCAAGGTCGTTGACTTGGCCCGCCAGAACAGCGCCGCGATGCGCGACATCCGCGGCAACCAGATCGGCATGATCTTCCAGGAGCCGATGACCGCGCTGAACCCGGTCTTCACCGTCGGCGACCAGCTGGTCGAGGGGTTGATCACCCATCGCGGCCTGAAGAAGGCCGAGGCCCGCGCCCGCGCGCTGGAGATCCTGCGCCAGGTCCGCATTCCCGAACCCGAACGCCGGCTGGACCAGTATCCGCACGAACTGTCGGGCGGCATGCGCCAGCGCGTTGTGATCGCCATCGCCATGGCCTGCGAGCCGCGCCTGCTGATCTGCGACGAGCCCACGACCGCGCTGGACGTGACGATCCAGGCGGAGATCCTGGCGCTGATCGACCGGTTGAAGCGGGAAAAGCAGATTGCCGTCCTTTTCATCACCCATGACATGGCCGTGGTCGCCCAGATGGCCGACCGCGTGGTGGTCATGTATCGCGGCGAGAAGGTCGAGGAAGGCCCGGTCGAGCAGATCTTCGAGAATCCTCAGCGGGATTACACCAAGATGCTGCTGGCCGCCGTCCCGCGCCTTGGCGAGATGACCGGCAAGGCCGCCCCCGAGCGCCTGCGCCTGATGAGCGACGGATCGACCGGCGCCCCCGAACCCATCGTCGTCGCCAACCCCACGCCGCTGCTGACGGTCAAGAACCTGACCACGCGGTTCAAGGTCAAGGGCGGCCTGCTGCGCCGCACCGTCGCGCGGGTGCACGCGGTCGAGGATGTCAGCTTTACCATCAACGCCGGCGAGACGCTGTCGCTGGTGGGGGAATCCGGCTGCGGCAAGTCCACCTGCGGGCGGTCGATCCTGCGCCTGGTCGAGCCCGAATCGGGCACGGTCGACCTGGGTGGCACCGACATCATCGGCCTGTCGGCGAACGCGCTGCGCAAGTCGCGCCGCGACATGCAGATGATCTTTCAGGACCCGTTCGCCAGCCTGGACCCGCACATGAAGCTCTACGACCAGGTCGCAGAACCGATGGAGAACTATGGCATCGGCAGCAAGTCCGAACGCCAGGACCGCATCGCGGCCCTGTTCGACCGGGTTGAACTGCCGCGCAGCTTCATGCGGCGCTATCCGCACGAGATGTCGGGCGGCCAGCGCCAGCGCATCGCCATTGCCCGCGCCCTGGCGCTGAACCCCAAGCTGATCATCGCGGACGAGGCCGTGTCGGCGCTGGACGTGTCGGTCCAGGCGCAGGTGCTGAACCTGCTGATGGAGCTGCAGCAGGACCTGGGCATATCGATGCTGTTCATCAGCCATGACATGGCCGTCGTCGAACGCGTCAGCCACCATGTGGGCGTGATGTATCTGGGCCGCATCGTCGAACTGGGCACCCGCCGGCAGGTCTTCGAGAACCCCCAGCACAGCTATACCCGCCAGCTGATGTCGGCCGTGCCGGTGGCCGACCCGCGCCAGAAGAAGATCAGCGAGGATCTGAGCTTCAAGCCCATCCCGTCGCCCATGCACCCGGTCGATTACGTGGCCAAGCTGTCCGTCTACCGAGAGGTCGCGCCGGGGCACCGCGTGCTGGTCGATCCGGTCACCCACGGCTGA
- a CDS encoding M20 aminoacylase family protein — MPVKNRFAELLPEIAAWRRDFHEHPELLYDVHRTAGRVADLLREFGCDEVTEGVGRTGVVGVIKGRTDSKGRVVGLRADMDALPIIEQTGVEYASKTPGKMHACGHDGHTAMLLGAAKYLAETRNFDGTAIVIFQPAEEGGAGGEAMVLDGLVDRWKIDEFYGMHNMPGMPVGQFSIRPGAMMAAADQFDITVTGKGGHAAKPHECIDTTLTAAQIVVALQSVVARNIDPLKNAVISVCVVSTDSTAHNVIPQVVQLKGTARSLAPEVRDQLEEGIKRVATNIAAAMGARADVDYQRGYPVTMNDPQATEWAADVARDISGGVNMDMQPMMGGEDFSYMLNERPGAYIWVGNGDTAMVHHPAYNFNDDAIPAGSSWYAGMVEARLPAA, encoded by the coding sequence ATGCCCGTCAAGAACCGCTTTGCCGAACTGCTGCCCGAAATCGCCGCCTGGCGCCGCGATTTCCACGAACATCCCGAACTGCTGTACGACGTCCACCGCACCGCGGGCCGCGTGGCCGACCTGCTGCGCGAATTCGGCTGTGACGAGGTGACCGAGGGCGTGGGCCGCACCGGCGTCGTCGGCGTCATCAAGGGCCGGACCGACAGCAAGGGCCGCGTCGTGGGCCTGCGCGCCGACATGGACGCGCTGCCGATCATCGAGCAGACGGGCGTGGAATACGCGTCAAAGACGCCGGGCAAGATGCATGCCTGCGGCCATGACGGCCACACCGCCATGCTGCTGGGTGCGGCCAAGTACCTGGCCGAGACGCGCAATTTCGACGGCACCGCCATCGTGATCTTCCAGCCCGCGGAAGAAGGCGGTGCCGGGGGCGAGGCGATGGTCTTGGACGGGCTGGTCGACCGCTGGAAGATCGACGAGTTCTACGGCATGCACAACATGCCCGGCATGCCGGTGGGCCAGTTCTCGATCCGGCCCGGCGCGATGATGGCGGCGGCCGATCAGTTCGACATCACCGTGACCGGCAAGGGCGGCCATGCCGCAAAGCCCCATGAATGCATCGACACCACCCTGACCGCCGCCCAGATCGTCGTGGCGTTGCAGTCGGTCGTGGCGCGCAACATCGACCCGCTGAAGAACGCGGTGATCTCGGTCTGCGTGGTGTCGACGGATTCGACGGCGCATAACGTGATCCCGCAGGTCGTCCAGCTGAAGGGCACCGCCCGCAGCTTGGCCCCCGAGGTCCGCGACCAGTTGGAGGAGGGGATCAAGCGCGTCGCCACCAACATCGCCGCCGCGATGGGCGCACGCGCCGATGTCGATTACCAGCGTGGCTATCCGGTCACCATGAACGACCCGCAGGCGACGGAATGGGCCGCCGACGTGGCGCGCGACATCTCGGGCGGGGTGAACATGGACATGCAGCCGATGATGGGCGGCGAGGATTTCAGCTATATGCTGAACGAACGTCCGGGCGCCTATATCTGGGTCGGCAACGGCGACACGGCGATGGTCCATCACCCGGCCTACAACTTCAACGACGATGCGATCCCGGCGGGCTCCAGCTGGTATGCAGGCATGGTCGAGGCGCGGCTGCCGGCGGCCTGA
- a CDS encoding ABC transporter permease — MIDPLSVFLLLISASTPILFAALGELVVERAGVLNLGVEGMMITGALAGFAAAYASGNPFLGFLVAAVAGAAISLLFAALTQLFLANQVASGLALTLFGLGLAAMFGKPFEGVKAPPMPIGPLRINWIVWLGLAMVPVVWWFLNRTRRGLVLRGVGENHEAAHALGYDVRLTRLAAIAFGGAMAGIGGAFISIATVLQWTEGMTAGAGWIALAIVVFSNWTAAGVLAGAWLFGGVTVLQLRLQAAGVQVPVQLLSMAPYLATIIVLVAISARQKYSRRAGAAAPGSLGTNFHALR; from the coding sequence ATGATCGACCCCCTGTCCGTCTTCCTGCTGCTGATCTCGGCCTCGACCCCGATCCTGTTCGCCGCCCTGGGCGAACTGGTCGTGGAACGCGCGGGCGTCCTGAACCTGGGGGTCGAGGGGATGATGATCACCGGCGCACTGGCCGGTTTCGCCGCCGCCTATGCCAGCGGCAATCCGTTCCTGGGGTTTCTGGTCGCGGCCGTGGCGGGGGCGGCCATATCGCTGCTGTTCGCGGCGCTGACGCAGCTGTTCCTGGCCAACCAGGTCGCATCGGGCCTGGCGCTGACCCTGTTCGGCCTGGGCCTGGCCGCGATGTTCGGCAAGCCGTTCGAGGGGGTCAAGGCGCCGCCCATGCCGATCGGGCCGCTGCGCATCAACTGGATCGTGTGGCTGGGGCTGGCGATGGTGCCGGTCGTCTGGTGGTTCCTGAACCGCACCCGGCGCGGCCTGGTCCTGCGCGGCGTCGGAGAGAACCACGAGGCCGCCCACGCCCTGGGCTATGACGTGCGCCTGACCCGTCTGGCGGCCATCGCCTTCGGCGGCGCGATGGCGGGGATCGGCGGGGCATTCATCTCGATCGCGACGGTCCTGCAATGGACCGAGGGGATGACCGCCGGTGCGGGCTGGATTGCGCTGGCGATCGTGGTTTTCTCGAACTGGACGGCGGCGGGCGTCCTGGCGGGGGCCTGGCTTTTCGGCGGCGTCACCGTGCTGCAGCTGCGCCTGCAGGCGGCGGGCGTGCAGGTGCCGGTGCAGTTGCTGTCGATGGCGCCCTATCTGGCGACCATCATCGTGCTGGTGGCCATCTCGGCCCGGCAGAAATACTCGCGGCGCGCGGGGGCGGCTGCCCCCGGCTCGCTTGGGACCAACTTCCACGCGCTGCGGTAG
- a CDS encoding ABC transporter permease: MITLIPRQSASTGWQVATPVMAVLATMIAGGLLFAMLGHDPVAAIRTIFWDPLFGPAAGYSRPQLLIKAAPLILIASGLAIGFRAGIWNIGAEGQYIIGGITGAAVALALYPLEAWWLFPLMVAAGLAGGWAWGMIPAILRNWFGASEILVSLMLVYVAQRIAAWMAFGPMRNPQGMGFPGSRNLQQYPSAANPELIAGTGAHWGVVAAAAAVLATWFLMSRHIRGFHIRAAGTAPRAARFAGVRPQMLVAFCLGLSGALAGAAGLFEVAGPAGQITDKLGVGYGFTAIIVAFLGRLHPVGILLAGLLLALTYIGGELAQLTMSLPAATVQVFQGMLLFFLLGFDVLTRYQIRRRRTA, encoded by the coding sequence ATGATCACGCTGATCCCGCGCCAAAGCGCCTCGACCGGCTGGCAGGTCGCGACGCCGGTCATGGCCGTGCTGGCCACGATGATCGCCGGCGGGCTGCTGTTCGCGATGCTGGGGCATGACCCGGTCGCGGCGATCCGCACGATCTTCTGGGACCCGCTGTTCGGTCCTGCCGCCGGCTATTCCCGGCCGCAGCTGCTGATCAAGGCCGCGCCGCTGATCCTGATCGCCTCGGGGCTGGCCATCGGCTTTCGCGCCGGCATCTGGAACATCGGGGCCGAGGGACAGTACATCATCGGCGGCATCACCGGCGCCGCGGTCGCCTTGGCGCTTTACCCGCTGGAGGCGTGGTGGCTGTTTCCGCTGATGGTCGCGGCCGGACTGGCCGGGGGCTGGGCCTGGGGCATGATCCCCGCGATACTCAGGAACTGGTTCGGCGCATCGGAAATCCTGGTGTCGCTGATGCTGGTCTATGTCGCGCAGCGGATCGCCGCATGGATGGCCTTCGGCCCGATGCGCAACCCGCAGGGCATGGGCTTTCCCGGATCGCGCAACCTGCAGCAATACCCCTCCGCCGCCAACCCCGAACTGATCGCCGGGACCGGCGCGCATTGGGGGGTCGTGGCCGCCGCCGCCGCGGTCCTGGCCACGTGGTTCCTGATGAGCCGCCACATCCGCGGGTTCCACATCCGCGCCGCCGGTACCGCACCCCGTGCCGCGCGGTTCGCGGGCGTGCGGCCGCAGATGCTGGTCGCGTTCTGCCTGGGCCTGTCGGGCGCGCTGGCCGGTGCCGCGGGCCTGTTCGAGGTCGCGGGCCCCGCGGGCCAGATCACCGACAAGCTGGGCGTGGGATACGGGTTCACCGCGATCATCGTGGCGTTCCTGGGACGGCTGCACCCGGTGGGCATCCTGCTGGCGGGACTGCTGCTGGCGCTGACCTATATCGGGGGCGAACTGGCTCAGCTGACCATGTCGCTGCCCGCCGCGACCGTGCAGGTGTTCCAGGGGATGCTGCTGTTCTTCCTGTTGGGCTTCGACGTCCTGACCCGCTATCAGATCCGCAGAAGGCGCACCGCATGA
- a CDS encoding vWA domain-containing protein: protein MRLLALTALLLSTAPALAQDADALLARFLQDRGEDIDACFTDMPQMRDDQRDADFRGATDAPVPLRRLVVAFDASGSMAGALGSDTKMAAARQAVDALLDDLPDDVTASLVAFGHRGTNDDAGRAESCAGVETLVPATDNTTALKAAVQALEPAGWTPLADALAAAGTQLAPSDAVGEQVVYVVSDGEETCGGDPVEQARALHDGDIRAVVNILGLDLPADERAQLEAVAQAGGGLFTSITTQSELAREIEERRRWNANSFEMLRTNNQASMTQLRNSNAAGGALLRLNNCIGGRSLRESNRVRAWSRDQDLTPDQQAALRAALTAAHDAHDARAAEIRSTLEAARDGANQAVQDQRDADAAEFEAVR, encoded by the coding sequence ATGCGCCTGCTTGCCCTGACCGCCCTGCTGCTGTCCACCGCCCCTGCCCTGGCGCAGGACGCCGACGCGCTGCTGGCGCGCTTTCTGCAGGACCGGGGCGAGGATATCGACGCCTGCTTCACCGACATGCCACAGATGCGCGACGACCAGCGCGATGCCGACTTCCGGGGTGCGACGGACGCCCCGGTGCCCCTGCGGCGACTTGTGGTGGCCTTCGACGCATCCGGGTCGATGGCGGGTGCGCTTGGCAGCGACACCAAGATGGCGGCGGCACGGCAGGCGGTCGATGCCCTGCTGGACGACCTGCCCGATGACGTGACCGCCAGCCTGGTGGCCTTTGGCCATCGGGGCACGAACGATGATGCCGGTCGCGCCGAAAGCTGTGCGGGGGTCGAGACCCTGGTGCCTGCCACCGACAATACCACGGCGCTGAAGGCCGCGGTGCAGGCGCTGGAACCGGCGGGCTGGACGCCCTTGGCCGATGCACTGGCCGCCGCCGGGACGCAGCTGGCGCCGTCAGACGCGGTGGGCGAACAGGTCGTCTATGTCGTGTCGGACGGAGAGGAGACCTGCGGCGGCGATCCCGTGGAACAGGCGCGCGCCCTGCATGACGGCGACATCCGCGCCGTCGTCAACATCCTGGGCCTGGACCTGCCCGCCGACGAACGCGCCCAGCTGGAGGCCGTGGCCCAGGCCGGGGGCGGCCTGTTCACCTCCATCACCACGCAAAGCGAGCTGGCGCGCGAGATCGAGGAAAGGCGTCGCTGGAACGCCAACAGCTTCGAGATGCTGAGAACCAACAACCAAGCGTCGATGACCCAGCTGCGCAATTCCAACGCCGCCGGAGGTGCGCTGCTGCGGCTGAACAACTGCATCGGTGGCCGTTCGCTGCGCGAGAGCAACCGGGTGCGTGCCTGGTCACGCGACCAGGATCTGACCCCCGACCAGCAGGCCGCGCTGCGCGCCGCGCTGACGGCCGCGCATGACGCCCATGACGCCCGCGCGGCAGAAATCCGCAGCACCCTTGAGGCCGCGCGCGACGGCGCAAACCAGGCCGTCCAGGATCAGCGCGACGCCGACGCGGCCGAGTTCGAGGCGGTGCGTTAA
- a CDS encoding ABC transporter ATP-binding protein encodes MPVFRARGLGKSYPGVRANDDVSFHVMPGEIHALLGENGAGKSTLVKMIYGLVRPDDGQMWLGDGAHAPSDPRAARAAGVAMVFQHFSLFDALTVAENIALGMENPPPRRELSARITKVSHDFGLPLNPARRIVTLSAGERQRVEIIRCLLQNPRLLIMDEPTSVLTPQEAELLFATLRKLAAQGTAILYISHKLDEIRSHCDRATILRHGKVVDSCDPRAHSARDLAAMMVGGQMRQIDRSGRQPGAVLLEVRALSQPAPNAEGTALKDIALSLRAGEILGIGGVAGNGQEELLAALSGEVRSAPGTVTLEGADLSAAGPEPRRVKGLLSAPEDRLGHAAVPDFSLTENTLLTAGSRKSLVRGGLIDHKAARDYALAVIDGFDVRTPGPHVAARALSGGNLQKFVIGREVMQNPRVLVVNQPTWGVDAGAAASVRQSLLDLARQGAGVIVISQDLDELLELSDRFCALNEGRLSPPVPTDGLTLDRIGLMLGGAHGMEEAHL; translated from the coding sequence ATGCCCGTGTTCCGCGCCAGGGGTCTGGGCAAGTCCTATCCCGGCGTCCGCGCCAATGACGACGTGTCGTTCCACGTCATGCCCGGAGAGATCCACGCCCTGCTGGGCGAGAACGGCGCGGGCAAGTCGACGCTGGTCAAGATGATCTATGGGCTGGTGCGCCCCGATGACGGGCAGATGTGGCTAGGCGACGGCGCCCATGCGCCCTCCGATCCGCGGGCGGCGCGCGCGGCGGGCGTGGCGATGGTGTTCCAGCATTTCAGCCTGTTCGACGCGCTGACGGTCGCCGAGAACATCGCCCTGGGGATGGAGAACCCGCCGCCGCGGCGCGAACTGTCGGCGCGCATCACCAAGGTCAGCCATGATTTCGGCCTGCCGCTGAACCCCGCGCGGCGCATCGTCACCCTGTCGGCCGGCGAACGCCAGCGGGTCGAGATCATCCGCTGCCTGTTGCAGAACCCCCGCCTGTTGATCATGGACGAACCGACCAGCGTGCTGACCCCGCAGGAGGCCGAGCTGCTGTTCGCGACCCTGCGCAAGCTGGCGGCGCAAGGCACCGCGATCCTGTACATCAGCCACAAGCTGGACGAGATTCGCAGCCATTGCGACCGCGCCACGATCCTGCGGCACGGCAAGGTCGTCGACAGCTGCGATCCCCGCGCCCATTCCGCCCGCGACCTGGCCGCGATGATGGTCGGCGGCCAGATGCGCCAGATCGACCGCAGCGGTCGCCAGCCCGGCGCCGTCCTGCTGGAGGTGCGCGCCCTGTCCCAGCCCGCTCCCAATGCCGAGGGCACGGCGCTGAAGGACATCGCCCTGTCCCTGCGGGCCGGAGAGATCCTGGGCATCGGCGGCGTCGCCGGCAACGGCCAGGAGGAGCTGTTGGCCGCCCTGTCGGGCGAGGTCCGCAGCGCGCCCGGCACCGTCACGCTGGAGGGCGCGGACCTGTCCGCCGCCGGCCCCGAACCGCGCCGCGTCAAGGGCCTGCTCAGCGCGCCCGAGGACCGGCTGGGCCATGCCGCCGTCCCCGATTTCAGCCTGACCGAGAACACGCTGCTGACCGCGGGCAGCCGCAAGTCCCTGGTCCGCGGCGGGCTGATCGACCACAAGGCCGCGCGCGACTATGCGCTGGCGGTGATCGACGGGTTCGACGTCCGCACCCCCGGCCCCCATGTCGCGGCCCGCGCCCTGTCCGGCGGCAACCTGCAGAAATTCGTGATCGGCCGAGAGGTCATGCAGAACCCGCGCGTGCTGGTCGTGAACCAGCCCACCTGGGGCGTGGATGCGGGGGCGGCAGCCAGCGTGCGGCAATCGCTGCTGGACCTGGCCCGCCAGGGCGCGGGCGTCATCGTCATCTCTCAGGATCTGGATGAGCTTTTGGAACTGTCCGACCGTTTCTGCGCCCTGAACGAAGGCCGCCTGTCGCCCCCCGTGCCCACCGACGGCCTGACGCTGGACCGCATCGGCCTGATGCTGGGCGGTGCGCATGGCATGGAAGAGGCGCATCTATGA
- a CDS encoding BMP family ABC transporter substrate-binding protein, with protein MNRRHLLATAAALMTAMAAPAMAQDEPLKVGFIYVGPVGDGGWTYQHDLARQAVEAEFGDRVETTFIESVPEGADAERALTQLALAGNELIFATSFGFMDPVMNVAAKFPDIKFEHATGYKTAENVATYDARFYEGRAVIGTIAGRMTESNKIGYIGSFPIPEVIQGINSSFIHARKVNPDVEMRVVWAYSWFDPAKEAEAASALLAEGVDVILQHTDSTAPLAQAQQAGAIGFGQASDMAAFKPSPRVASIIDEWSPYYIKRVGAVLDGTWESGSSWAGIGDGEVVIGEITDAVPAEVKAEAEALRDAIGAGEYHPFTGPLNKADGTVWLAEGETASDADLQSMNFYVEGITAQIPQ; from the coding sequence ATGAACCGCAGACATCTTCTGGCCACGGCCGCCGCCCTGATGACCGCGATGGCCGCCCCGGCCATGGCCCAGGACGAGCCCCTGAAGGTCGGCTTCATCTATGTTGGCCCCGTGGGCGACGGCGGCTGGACCTACCAGCACGACCTGGCCCGCCAGGCCGTCGAGGCCGAGTTTGGCGACCGCGTCGAGACCACCTTCATCGAGAGCGTGCCGGAAGGTGCCGACGCCGAACGCGCCCTGACCCAGCTGGCCTTGGCCGGGAACGAGCTGATCTTCGCGACCAGCTTCGGCTTCATGGACCCGGTGATGAACGTCGCGGCCAAGTTCCCCGACATCAAGTTCGAACATGCCACCGGCTACAAGACCGCCGAGAACGTCGCGACCTATGACGCGCGCTTCTACGAGGGTCGGGCAGTCATCGGCACCATCGCGGGCCGCATGACGGAATCGAACAAGATCGGCTATATCGGGTCCTTCCCGATCCCCGAGGTGATCCAGGGCATCAACTCCAGCTTCATCCATGCCCGCAAGGTGAACCCGGACGTGGAGATGCGCGTCGTCTGGGCCTACAGCTGGTTCGACCCCGCCAAGGAGGCCGAGGCCGCGTCGGCGCTGTTGGCCGAGGGCGTGGACGTGATCCTGCAGCACACCGATTCGACCGCGCCCCTGGCCCAGGCCCAGCAGGCCGGCGCCATCGGATTCGGTCAGGCCAGCGACATGGCGGCGTTCAAGCCCAGCCCGCGGGTGGCCTCGATCATCGATGAATGGTCGCCCTATTACATCAAGCGCGTCGGCGCGGTGCTGGACGGCACCTGGGAAAGCGGGTCCAGCTGGGCGGGCATCGGTGACGGAGAGGTCGTGATCGGAGAGATCACCGACGCCGTCCCCGCCGAGGTCAAGGCAGAGGCCGAGGCCCTGCGCGACGCCATCGGCGCGGGCGAATACCACCCCTTCACCGGGCCGCTGAACAAGGCCGACGGCACCGTCTGGCTGGCCGAGGGAGAGACCGCCAGCGACGCGGACCTGCAGTCGATGAACTTCTACGTCGAAGGCATCACCGCCCAGATCCCGCAGTAA